The genome window TTCGCCCGCTATCAGGTTCACCCCCGGGTCCCTGATCTCGACGTTAAAGATACTGCTCACACCGGGGGGAATAATTCCGACCGAGCTCAGTTGCGGATCGAAACGGCTCTCGGAAAGCAGGCGCCCTTTTTCGTCAAAGGCGTACGCCTCGCCCGTTGAGGCGATTCTTCCACGCTTGAAAATCTCGGCGAAGTCGACGAGGGGATCGACTCGAAAAGCCAGGGCGGCGATCACGTCGCCCCGCTCGTTTTTAATCGGCGCCCCGACAAACATCGTGGGAAGCCCCGCGACGAAATTTCCCTTCGAATCCTGCAGAGGCACTTCCGAGGGCTGCGGATGGCTCAGGGCGGTTCGGCCGAGCAGTATTTTTAACAGGAATTCCTCTTGCTCGGCCAAAAGGCTGTTTTCCCCGATATTAGTATCGCGAGAAGAAGCCAGATTGATATTTCCGGGCGCAATGACAAAAAAACCCCGGTATCCACGAACTTTTGCTATCGGCTCGTACCAGGCCCGCAATACCGCCTGGGCAGGGGAATTTTTCAGGGAATCAGGTGCGTTCTGGAACAGCAAGAGCTCCCCGGTGAGCCGTCTGACCTCGGGCGTGCCCGCCCAGACAAGGGCCGCGGATTGCTGCTCCCCCACCCAGGTGTGGAAACCCTGGTTTGTGGCGGCAAGAACGCTTGAAAGCGTTTTTCCCGTCCTGACTTGTATTCTCGTCTTGACCCGGACTTGTACCCACCAAGAAGCTGCGCCCAGAAGGACCACAACGAATATCGCAACGAAAAATAGTAGTCCTCGCCGGAGGAACATTAATCAGAGTATCCCAGGATGAGTAAACCGTCGGCCTCGCGCCACGCCGGCATAGTTCCGATGCATAAATGGTGCTCAAAGCGCGAATACGGCACGGAGGAAAAACCCCTGAATTCCACCAGGAAGAATACAAGATTCGCGGCAATTAGGAAATTTATGATTTAATTCTCGTGCGACCCGTATATACACCTTCGTTTCCCGCAGATGAGCATAAAAGGGCCGGAAAATCTATTTGCTCTTGGCGGGAATCTGGCCAGCTTTTTCCTGAAGGGTTTTGAGAATCTTCTCGGCCTGGGGAAATTTGGGCCTAAGAACCAAAGCGCGACGAAGCGAGCCGATGGCCTGGGTCAGATCCCCGGACTCAGCAATGGCTATCGCCAAGTTGAAATAAATGACGGCATCGTCGGGCGAAATCACCGTGGCCTTTCGGTAATTATCGATGGCTTCCTTGAATTTCTTCTGTCGCCGGAAGGCGAGACCTAGCCGGTTGTAGTAATGGGCGTTGCTGGGGTCTTCCTCAAGGGCAAATGAGTATTCGGCCTCGGCCAGATCGGCCCGGCCTGCTTCAAGGAAAAATTCAGCCGCCGCAGCGCTACGAGAAGCAGCGTCGGGCTCGTTTTCTAGGGCTTTATGTAGAGCGATCTGTGCGGCATCCTCATCACCATTCTCAAGCAAATGCTTGGTCATCTTGAACTGGCGATCACGATTGTTGGGGCTGATCTCGACCGACTTTTTAAGCATTTCGAATGCTTCCTCAGACTTGCCTTCCTTTTCCAGGATGTTGGCCATGCCCTCGTAGCCCCGGGCACAGGCCTTGTCAATTTCAGTCGCCTGCTTGTAGCTCTCGCGGGCCTCTTCATCGTTGCCCAACTCC of Nitrospinaceae bacterium contains these proteins:
- a CDS encoding tetratricopeptide repeat protein, which produces ELGNDEEARESYKQATEIDKACARGYEGMANILEKEGKSEEAFEMLKKSVEISPNNRDRQFKMTKHLLENGDEDAAQIALHKALENEPDAASRSAAAAEFFLEAGRADLAEAEYSFALEEDPSNAHYYNRLGLAFRRQKKFKEAIDNYRKATVISPDDAVIYFNLAIAIAESGDLTQAIGSLRRALVLRPKFPQAEKILKTLQEKAGQIPAKSK